The genomic interval AATTaccccacacatgatttggagttagcCGATGTtgtctttgcacttaaaatctagaggcattatttatatggtgaaatGTGCAAAATCTACacagatcacaagagtttgaagtacttCTTCACTCAGAAGGAACTGAATATGAGGCAAAAGAGATGGCTAGAACTAGTCAAGGATTACGACTACAACATTAACTACcatccaggcaaagctaatgctgtagctgatgcacttagcaGGAAGGCAATGGGACCAGCAGTTGCAACTATTACCATTCAAAACCATTTATTAATGGACTTAGAAAGAGCTGCTACTGAAGTTGTTACCAGTGACCAGTAAGCATTGGTAGCCAGTTTAATGGTTCAACCAGCTTTGAGAGACAGAATTAAGCTTGCCCAAAAAGAAGATTATGAGTTAGCGAGATTAAtagaagaagtagaaaaagagAATAAACCCGAGTTCAGCATTTCTGAAGATGGAATTTTAAGGTTTGGAAATAGTTATGTGTGCGGGacaatgatgaaataaaaagacTCATCCTCGAAGAAGCGCACCGCTCTCCTTACACAATTCACCCATGTAGTATAaaaatgtatcgagatttgaagGAGTTTTTATGGTGGAATGGCATGAAGAGGGAGATTGCCAAATTTGTGGCACAGTGCCTAACTTGTCAACAGGTGAAAGTGGAACATCAGAGACCAGCAGGATTATTgcaaccacttcagattccggaatggaaatgggagcatatttctatggattttgttacaGGCTTACCACAAACACTGACTATACAGGATGTAATATGGGTGATAGTGGACCATTTGACGAAGACAGCTCACTTTGTGcctatcaaagtttcttataagctGGAGAAACTAGCTGAACTATATGTACATGAAATAGTGAGGTTGTATAGGGTACCTgtgtccattgtgtcggattGGGATCCTTGTTTCACTTCAAAATTTTGGCAGAGCCTATAGGAGGCCATGAgcactaagttaaatttcagcacTACATTTCACCCCGTAGACGAATGGACAGTCggaaaggaccattcaaattttggaagacataTTAAGGGCGTGTAtgctggattttaagggaaccTGGATATGACACTTgcctttggtcgagtttgcttatagtAATAGTTACTAGGCTAGCattgagatggcaccttatgaagcacttTACGGTAGAAGGTATAGATCTCTTTTGTATTGGGATGAGGTGGGggaaagacaaattttgggtccagaaaTCATATAGAAGACAATAGAGAAGATAAAGATCATTCGAGCTAGAATGAGAGCAGCTCATAGTCGACAGAAGAGCTATGCAGATAACCATCATCGCCAATTAGATTTTGAGGTCGGgaataaggtattcttgaggattgcGCCAATGAGAGGGGTCatgaggtttggaaagaagggcaagTTGAGCCCTAGATTTGTCGGACcctttgagattcttgatctgATTGGCCCAGTGGCTTACAGGGTAGCCCTACCACCAGCACTCTCAGGGGTATAGgatgtatttcatgtatctatgcTGAGGAAGTATATACCCGACCCCACCCATGTTATCGACTATGAGCCTCTTCAACTTCAGGAAAATTTGACTTATACAGAAGAGCTGATgcggattgtagagagaaaagaacaagtgttacgGAATTGTGCTATCCCATTAGTTAAAGTGGTATGGAATAATTATACTATCAGTGAAGCCTCCTGGgaattagaagaagaaatgcAACTCAAGTACCCACAGTTGTTCGACAGTGATCATGATAACTTGTGACAAATtgcgaggacggaatttttataaggggggaggatgtaacactcGAGCCCAAGGCCCAGGTCTAGATAAAGCCCATTCTGGAATGCCCCAAcataaacggcgtcgttttcgGTGAGTCTCCTTCTTCCCTTTTTGATTTCTATCTTCCCCgactgttttatttttcctttcctaGTTTTCTGTTTTCTCCAAAAACCTCTCCATCCCGTGAGCCATCTCCCCACGTAtgcatcaatttatttatttatttccttctcACATCAAGTTTGTCCCTCTCAACAGGATCGAACTACTCTCAGCTCCCCCCTCTAGgaattttttattccttctttCTTCATGATTATGAGTGTGTGGCCTCCCAAATACCATTTTCATTGCCATCGCTGTTCCACACGGTgagcctctctttctctccttctcAATTCTTTTGTTTTCCCATTCTTACCTCTTCcacattttcatgaatttttttccttGGGCATATGTACAGTCTACTCGTGGATCTCAAGATTCTAGTGTTGTCGTCGAGCCTCACATCAGAAGTGCTAGCTTTGGTAAGAATTTCTTCTCCCACCGTCTGACTTCAGTctccttattatttttatttttatcctctatttatttttcatgcacACCCTCTATGTTTTAGTTCACTGTACTCACACTCAGACCACTCAATCTCTCATTGTATAGATCACTATCTCTTTCGTTAGATTTCAGTGAGTTTTGGGCTTAGAATTATGTGGGTTGCTTTGAATCAGGGTTGTACAAAGCCATTTATGACTTTATTAGGTAATGCCCTTCCGAAGCATTTGATAGTGTTCTTCTTTAACTACAAGTAACACCGCCATTGTGTTACAGGGCATTGACATAATCGTTAGCTAGCGTTCTGCTCATTTCCATTTTCATCGTACTAAACTCACGAATTTATGTAAGTTAATCTATAGCGAAAGTATCGTttttattatatacacacacacttgatattatgatttttattttagtttttatgtgaaGACTTTTATGTTTAGTTGTGTAGTGAGTGTGATATTTTTGGAATCACTTGGTTGGATTGAAATGTGGATAAAATAAAGTTGATGTGGTGATGTGGGGATTTATAATTACATAGCTGGTTGGGAATAGCGGTGGCCAAGGATGGAGTGGTGTTTTTGGAGTTGGTTGTCTTTGATTAAATGCATGTTGGTAAGAGGTAAGTTGTAAGAGTTGTGTTTGGCTACTGCGTGGAGATTTTAGTGGCTGTGTTGGGATTTAAATGCTAATGGTTTGAGGAGGGGACTATTCgggtttaattttatgatagaCATAGAGTTAAAAAGGGGTTGTTTTGGactattactcaataaatagtagcttactgGATTGGTTAATTAAATGTTGGGTTTATGTTTTGTCTAGGTGGTATTACTactagagttccgactcaaggAGTAGATAATACatggaagtcaggtaagcggggtttctacGCTAGCTttgcacaaaagaaatgaaatgagatcgaatttgaaaatatgcatgtttatctTTGAAAAGCAATCTgaaaaacgacctcagatgattgttttgcatatgcataaatcctatataagagaaagtatttttgtcatgactggtgtagacatgagttgaTATtagcattctatttctgaactctgaaaaagagtgaatataGGATCCCAAAAGTTTTGCTTGGATTAAATCAAAAAGTTTTGTATCTATTATTCTTGGATATGTGAAATGTTCAAAAAGTGTTCAGTATTCAGTTTTGATATGATCTGTCATCTGAAAATTTTCCCATGAACTTTTGATTTTGTATCTAAATATGATCTATTTCCCATGAAGCtttgttctgtttctgttacaGCCTAGTCATGGATATAaatgtggtttataaccttaccactgggtgaaacatggtatatggcctaaccacgagtataatggttgtttataaccctaccacgagggtgaaatatggtatacggcccagccatgtGTATAATGGTGGGTTATAACactaccacggaggttaaacatggtatttgtccagATGTGATACTCTGATATGCTACGAAGATGAGGTTTCAGTTTGTGATATGCCAAgagatatttttgaaataagaaagtttttttgAAAACTTCGCTCTGACTTTTTGATAATGTGTTTCAgtttatgcattttgaaaataaatatgatgtttctgttttctgaaagtaaatgttttgttatgtATACCGAACTTTGTAAatactcatatttacatactagtatatgttatctgcttattgagttgttgataactcactccttactcttcataatatttttcagatgacattaATGGTTctgctgaggatcagtattagagtttgtgGGCAAGATTAGCTGTGGATTGTTATTGGGTACCTCATGGTACTAGTGCTGTtggtggatttatttatttagtaggttgatttcaatatgtttagacggtttatggaaaCTCATGTCAAttctattttattctattttgttaattgagacatgaagagaagttgatatttttatttgggttgttgtaTTGAGGATCTGATATGTGAGTATGTATGGTTTATTAAAGTTGAAGTGGTTACGTTTGATTTggagttttgaaaatatatatttttggatttggaaatatattagtattgttggagttgattatcaagtGTCAGGAGTTAACTTCTTGGACCTCCGGGGTCGGGGCTTTAGatcaaatgttataataaagattataagattaatcttatgttatatcaaatgttatattaaagtttataacattaattttatgttatttcaaatattatactaattttatgttataagattaatagacatgactaatattaaacttttattttatattaattagcattttagcatataatatatataatataatatgtaaaaacttatttataatataaaaaactatatagaatataatttatatagaatatagaatatatatataaaccggtccggttcgatttaaaccgatttttaaaatgtgaaaattgGTACCGTATCGATTTCCAActagtttctatttttagaaATCGGAACCGGACCAAACTGACCAAACCGGTTCGGTCTAAttcgatctatttttttatttatttttatggcaCTAACACCAACAAATTATAAGGAGTTATTTAATCTTCGGCACTCGTCTGCGAGAAATACAGCTGAATGAGCTTTTGGGCTGTTGAGGAAGAGATCATGGCAATTCTATGCACTGCAGGCTTTCATAGTGTGAAGACTCGAACAAGAATTATTAATGCATGTTGCATACTTCATAAT from Juglans regia cultivar Chandler chromosome 2, Walnut 2.0, whole genome shotgun sequence carries:
- the LOC109005013 gene encoding uncharacterized protein LOC109005013 — protein: MRAAHSRQKSYADNHHRQLDFEVGNKVFLRIAPMRGVMRFGKKGKLSPRFVGPFEILDLIGPVAYRVALPPALSGENLTYTEELMRIVERKEQVLRNCAIPLVKVVWNNYTISEASWELEEEMQLKYPQLFDSDHDNL